The genomic region CCTCGGGCGGGATCGCGCGGTAGCTCTCCAGCAGCTTGTGCACGCCCGCGGCCTGAACAACACGTGCGTCGGTTCGGGGTTCAGACACGGATATACGCTAGTCCGCGGTGGCAGCCAATGCGACTGCACCAACCCCCTTCAACCGAGGAGCTTGCACCGATGGGACAGGTCAGCGCGTCCAGCACCGTCTTGATCGACGCGACGCCGGAGACCGTGTTGGCGGCCGTCGCGGACTACCAGACCGTGCGTCCCAAGATTCTGTCGCCGCAGTACAGCGAGTACAGGGTGCTCGAGGGCGGGCAGGGCGCGGGCACCGTGGTCAGCTGGAAGCTGCAGGCGACGAAGTCGCGTGTGCGCGACGTCAAGGCCAGCGTCGACGTGGCGGGGCACACGGTCATCGAGAAGGACGCCAACTCGTCGATGATCATCAACTGGACCGTCGCACCCGCCG from Mycolicibacterium phlei harbors:
- a CDS encoding SRPBCC family protein, whose translation is MGQVSASSTVLIDATPETVLAAVADYQTVRPKILSPQYSEYRVLEGGQGAGTVVSWKLQATKSRVRDVKASVDVAGHTVIEKDANSSMIINWTVAPAGETSSTVTLKTTWQGAGGVKGFFEKTFAPLGLSKIQDEVLANLKKHVESAG